From a single Pseudoalteromonas nigrifaciens genomic region:
- a CDS encoding mechanosensitive ion channel family protein: MFSIPSISDAEKLIEEKLGGWFDVVISHIPNFIVAVIIVILFSMLARFAGNLMKNLLRRSLDSKQIADLMASIFKVLILSVGVFIALDFMGLKGTVTSLLAGAGIVGLAIGFAFQDMTENLIAGIAMGIRKPFKPGDVIKTDDVFGSVHSINLRNTLIESFYGQQILVPNKILFRNVLRNYSTLGVRRIEVPVRISLTEDIEKAANVIVDKINQFEFVIRQDETAVYAESFGDSSINLLLWFWIKYPGEPDFMTVRHKGVVAVQQALNEADILIPFPIRSLDFGVKGGENLDAIISNKVNTPSADQEGADGSTANKEG; the protein is encoded by the coding sequence ATGTTTAGTATTCCCTCAATTAGCGACGCCGAAAAACTTATCGAAGAAAAGCTCGGAGGGTGGTTTGATGTCGTTATAAGCCATATTCCTAATTTTATTGTGGCAGTTATTATTGTTATTCTATTTTCTATGCTGGCTCGCTTTGCCGGTAACTTAATGAAAAATTTATTACGCCGCTCCCTCGATTCAAAACAGATAGCTGATTTAATGGCTTCTATATTTAAAGTGCTGATATTAAGTGTAGGAGTGTTTATAGCACTGGATTTTATGGGCTTAAAAGGCACGGTAACGTCATTACTAGCTGGTGCCGGTATTGTTGGTTTAGCGATTGGTTTTGCATTTCAAGATATGACCGAAAACTTAATAGCAGGTATTGCTATGGGTATTCGTAAGCCATTTAAACCAGGTGATGTAATAAAAACTGATGATGTGTTTGGCTCTGTGCATTCAATAAACCTGCGTAATACACTAATAGAGAGCTTTTATGGGCAGCAAATACTAGTGCCTAATAAAATACTATTTAGAAATGTATTGCGAAACTACAGCACGCTAGGCGTTAGACGCATAGAAGTGCCGGTAAGAATTTCATTAACAGAAGACATAGAAAAAGCCGCAAACGTTATTGTGGATAAAATTAATCAATTTGAGTTTGTAATACGCCAAGATGAAACGGCCGTATACGCAGAGAGTTTTGGCGACAGTAGTATTAATTTATTATTGTGGTTTTGGATTAAATACCCTGGTGAGCCAGACTTTATGACAGTACGCCACAAAGGTGTTGTGGCAGTACAGCAAGCACTAAATGAGGCTGATATTCTTATCCCATTCCCAATACGCAGTTTAGATTTTGGGGTTAAAGGCGGCGAAAACCTCGATGCAATAATAAGTAATAAAGTAAATACACCATCGGCTGATCAAGAAGGAGCCGATGGCTCTACAGCCAATAAAGAAGGTTAA
- the yaaA gene encoding peroxide stress protein YaaA — MITVISPAKNLDYTTPPATDKFTQPELLEHSEALMQVCRELTPAQIGSLMKISDKLSGLNAARFSEWAQPFTTENAKQAVLAFNGDVYGGLDASTLTANQLDYAQSHLRILSGLYGLLKPLDLMQAYRLEMGTKLENSRGKNLYEFWGCVIANKLNEVLKAEDAQYLVNLASNEYFKAVDKKALNAQIITPHFKDCKNGQYKVISFYAKKARGMMARYLIENKVTQLSQLKEFTVAGYYFSAEASVKELEPVFLRDEQS, encoded by the coding sequence ATGATCACTGTTATTTCACCTGCAAAAAATCTTGATTACACCACGCCACCTGCAACCGATAAGTTCACTCAACCGGAATTACTTGAGCACAGCGAAGCACTGATGCAAGTATGCCGTGAACTAACCCCTGCGCAAATTGGCAGCCTGATGAAAATTAGCGATAAGCTCTCAGGGCTTAACGCTGCTCGCTTTAGTGAGTGGGCACAGCCATTTACCACAGAAAACGCTAAACAAGCGGTACTAGCCTTTAATGGCGATGTATATGGTGGTTTAGATGCTAGCACGCTAACGGCTAATCAGCTTGATTACGCACAAAGCCACCTACGCATATTATCGGGCTTATATGGGCTTTTAAAGCCGCTTGATTTAATGCAAGCGTATCGCCTTGAAATGGGCACCAAGCTTGAAAACAGCCGTGGTAAAAACCTGTATGAGTTTTGGGGCTGTGTAATTGCCAATAAACTTAACGAGGTATTAAAAGCCGAGGACGCCCAATACTTAGTTAACCTTGCTTCAAACGAGTACTTTAAAGCGGTTGATAAAAAAGCCCTTAATGCACAAATAATTACTCCACACTTTAAAGACTGTAAAAATGGTCAATATAAAGTAATTAGTTTTTACGCTAAAAAAGCACGAGGCATGATGGCGCGTTACCTCATCGAAAATAAAGTAACTCAGCTAAGCCAGCTTAAAGAGTTTACAGTAGCGGGTTATTATTTTAGCGCTGAAGCAAGTGTGAAAGAGCTTGAGCCAGTATTTTTACGCGATGAACAAAGCTAA
- the tal gene encoding transaldolase: MTNALQRLKQHSSIVADTGDIEAIKKHQPEDATTNPSLLLKASEIEAYKPYLNKAWSYAKETEQDPAKQLALACDYFAVLLGKEISAIVPGYISTEVDARLSFDTQATIDKAHTLLSLYEKEGVSKDKILIKVASTWEGIKAAEQLEKEGTKCNLTLLFSDAQARACADANVFLISPFVGRILDWHVANGMEKPTDPLQDPGVQSVRSIFEFYKRHDYKTVVMGASFRNTGEIIALTGCDKLTISPNLLEELGNLEDAPEYLLAKDVAQQPKPAPLSEAQFRWLHNQDAMATEKLAEGIRSFADAQEQLEARFKAM; encoded by the coding sequence ATGACTAACGCGCTACAAAGGCTAAAACAACATTCATCAATCGTGGCCGACACGGGTGATATTGAAGCAATTAAAAAGCATCAACCAGAAGACGCAACGACCAATCCGTCATTGCTATTAAAAGCGAGCGAGATTGAAGCCTATAAGCCTTATTTAAATAAAGCATGGAGCTACGCCAAAGAAACCGAGCAAGATCCAGCTAAGCAACTAGCGCTAGCATGCGACTACTTTGCGGTATTATTAGGTAAAGAAATTAGCGCTATTGTACCTGGTTATATTTCTACTGAGGTAGATGCACGTCTTTCGTTTGATACCCAAGCAACTATTGATAAAGCGCACACGCTACTTAGTCTTTACGAAAAAGAAGGCGTAAGCAAAGATAAAATCTTAATTAAAGTAGCCTCTACTTGGGAAGGCATTAAAGCCGCTGAACAACTAGAAAAAGAAGGTACTAAATGTAACCTTACTTTATTGTTTAGTGATGCCCAAGCACGTGCTTGCGCCGATGCTAACGTATTTTTAATCTCGCCATTTGTTGGTCGTATTTTAGATTGGCACGTTGCTAACGGTATGGAAAAACCGACCGACCCACTGCAAGATCCTGGGGTACAATCGGTACGCAGCATTTTTGAATTTTATAAACGCCACGACTACAAAACGGTAGTTATGGGTGCAAGTTTTCGTAATACCGGCGAAATTATTGCCCTTACTGGTTGCGATAAGCTAACTATTAGCCCCAATCTTTTAGAAGAGTTGGGTAACCTTGAAGATGCACCAGAATACTTACTAGCAAAAGATGTTGCGCAGCAGCCAAAACCGGCACCGCTTAGCGAAGCTCAATTTCGTTGGTTGCATAACCAAGATGCTATGGCGACTGAAAAGTTAGCTGAAGGTATTCGCTCTTTTGCTGATGCTCAAGAGCAATTAGAAGCACGCTTTAAAGCCATGTAA
- a CDS encoding DUF3545 family protein, whose translation MDSLSNIIEGPETKKEASQKNKKRRWREIEAIQEKYRLRKELQELDYFTDSIAVNELDF comes from the coding sequence ATGGATAGCCTAAGCAATATAATAGAAGGTCCTGAAACAAAAAAGGAAGCTTCTCAAAAAAATAAAAAAAGAAGATGGCGCGAAATCGAAGCAATACAAGAAAAGTATCGTTTACGCAAAGAACTACAGGAGTTGGACTACTTTACAGACAGTATAGCCGTTAATGAGCTCGACTTTTAA
- the ung gene encoding uracil-DNA glycosylase: MSDWTAFLKQELQQAYMQQTLGYVAKRRSEGVAVYPPKEQVFSAFAATPLSDIRVVILGQDPYHGEGQAHGLCFSVLPEVKKLPPSLKNIYKELASDINDFVIPTHGYLQSWAEQGVFLLNTVLTVEQGQAHSHKHLGWEQFTDKVIAHINTHCEGVIFILWGAHAQKKGKGIDSARQHILAGPHPSPLSAHRGFFGCRHFSATNALLQSQGKTPINWQV; the protein is encoded by the coding sequence ATGAGCGATTGGACTGCATTTTTAAAGCAAGAATTACAGCAAGCATATATGCAGCAAACACTCGGCTACGTTGCTAAGCGCCGCAGTGAAGGTGTTGCTGTTTATCCTCCAAAAGAGCAAGTGTTTAGCGCATTTGCTGCAACACCGCTTAGTGATATACGCGTTGTTATTTTAGGGCAAGATCCTTACCACGGTGAAGGCCAAGCGCATGGTTTGTGTTTTTCAGTATTACCTGAGGTTAAAAAGCTGCCACCTTCGCTTAAAAATATTTATAAAGAGCTGGCTAGCGATATAAACGATTTTGTTATTCCTACCCATGGTTACTTGCAAAGCTGGGCAGAGCAGGGAGTGTTTTTACTCAATACAGTACTTACGGTAGAGCAAGGCCAAGCCCATTCGCATAAACACTTAGGATGGGAGCAATTTACCGATAAGGTTATTGCGCATATAAACACCCATTGTGAAGGCGTAATATTTATTTTGTGGGGTGCTCATGCACAAAAAAAAGGTAAGGGAATTGATAGCGCACGCCAGCATATTTTAGCAGGGCCGCACCCATCGCCACTGTCTGCTCATCGAGGTTTTTTTGGTTGTAGGCATTTTTCAGCCACGAATGCGTTATTGCAATCTCAAGGTAAAACGCCGATTAATTGGCAAGTATAA
- a CDS encoding cobalamin-binding protein codes for MFKQLVIGLLLLCVSQHAQANKIQIDKVQPAKALRIVALAPHIVENLYAIGAGDNIVGTVDYADYPAAAKGITRIGGYYGISIEKLLVLKPDIVIAWKSGNQSDDLAQIERLGIKLYLTDPTTITGIADELLMLGKLTGNIKQSEQVVKAFNAKLAAIKAKQQGKSKLTGFYQLWSEPMMTVSKNTGISELIATCQVTNVFANSRTDYPQISIENVIVAKPQIIIIPDEKSATPQPTINWQQWPEIPAVKNKQFLSVNADLLHRFSARMLDGLADMCDKIDVSRQQIKSIQ; via the coding sequence ATGTTTAAACAGCTTGTTATTGGTCTATTGTTACTCTGTGTATCGCAGCATGCGCAGGCTAATAAGATACAAATTGATAAAGTACAGCCGGCTAAAGCGCTGCGTATTGTGGCACTGGCTCCGCACATAGTAGAAAACCTGTATGCAATAGGCGCGGGAGATAATATTGTTGGCACAGTTGATTACGCCGACTACCCAGCAGCGGCAAAAGGTATTACCCGTATTGGCGGTTACTATGGTATTTCAATCGAAAAGCTTTTAGTCCTTAAGCCAGATATAGTAATTGCTTGGAAAAGTGGTAATCAAAGCGATGATTTAGCACAAATAGAGCGCTTAGGTATTAAGCTTTATTTAACTGATCCAACGACAATTACAGGTATTGCCGATGAGTTGCTTATGCTAGGAAAACTTACCGGTAACATTAAACAAAGCGAGCAAGTGGTAAAAGCATTTAATGCTAAACTTGCAGCCATTAAAGCCAAGCAACAGGGTAAAAGTAAACTCACTGGCTTTTATCAACTCTGGTCTGAGCCGATGATGACTGTGTCGAAAAATACCGGAATAAGTGAGTTAATAGCCACTTGCCAAGTAACCAATGTATTTGCAAATAGCCGCACCGACTATCCACAAATAAGCATAGAAAATGTGATTGTGGCTAAACCGCAAATTATAATTATTCCGGATGAAAAATCAGCAACACCGCAACCCACTATTAATTGGCAGCAATGGCCAGAAATACCCGCAGTAAAAAACAAGCAGTTTTTATCTGTAAATGCCGACTTACTACATCGTTTTTCAGCACGTATGCTAGATGGGCTGGCCGATATGTGTGATAAAATAGACGTATCACGTCAACAAATAAAGAGCATACAATGA
- the cobO gene encoding cob(I)yrinic acid a,c-diamide adenosyltransferase, translating to MSEQSKDKHQQRQQKLKDQVDARIAAAQQEKGIFQVITGNGKGKSTSGFGVVARCVGHGKKAAVCQYIKGTWECGERNLLQSAGVEFVVMGTGFTWNTQDKESDTAAAQAAWQESKRLLSDASLDVVLLDELTYMVTYGYIDVDEVLEAISNRPPMQSVIITGRAAHRKLIELADTVSEVRNVKHAFDAGVKALQGFDY from the coding sequence ATGAGCGAACAAAGTAAAGATAAGCATCAGCAACGCCAACAAAAATTAAAAGATCAAGTTGATGCACGAATAGCTGCAGCGCAACAAGAAAAAGGTATTTTTCAGGTTATAACCGGTAATGGCAAAGGTAAATCGACCTCGGGCTTTGGTGTGGTAGCACGTTGTGTTGGTCATGGAAAAAAAGCCGCTGTGTGCCAGTACATAAAAGGCACTTGGGAATGTGGAGAGCGTAACTTGTTACAGAGTGCGGGTGTAGAGTTTGTTGTAATGGGCACAGGCTTTACATGGAATACCCAAGACAAGGAAAGCGATACCGCAGCCGCGCAAGCTGCTTGGCAAGAGTCAAAGCGACTGCTTAGTGACGCAAGCCTAGATGTAGTGCTGCTCGATGAGCTAACCTACATGGTAACCTATGGGTATATTGATGTAGATGAAGTGCTAGAGGCGATTAGCAACAGACCGCCAATGCAGTCGGTTATTATTACCGGCCGTGCAGCCCATCGTAAATTAATAGAACTGGCTGATACAGTAAGCGAAGTGCGTAATGTAAAACATGCATTTGATGCAGGTGTTAAGGCTCTGCAAGGTTTTGATTACTAA
- a CDS encoding cobyric acid synthase: MKTLMVQGTTSDAGKSTLVAALCRAFANRGLNVAPFKPQNMALNSAVTDDGGEIGRAQALQAIAAKVAPETDFNPILLKPNSDTGAQVIIHGKAISNMEAGAYHDYKKVAMDAVLTSHNRLAKRFDLLLVEGAGSPAEINLRANDIANMGYAEAVDCPVIIIADIDKGGVFAHLVGTLALLSESEQARVKGFVINRFRGDISLLQSGLDWLEQYTGKPVLGVLPYLHDLALDAEDAIAIDNTLTNASVNIAVLLVPHISNHTDFDALRLHPNININYVAHTQAIPDVDLIILPGSKNVLSDLAFLKNEGWDTQIKRHLRYGGKVLGICGGMQMLGNSINDPLGVESSLQHMPGLALSDFTSTLTAQKILSNVTATMQLNNQQTLCSGYEIHAGISQGEALNKPFLSFNEHPNGFTADGFISDDNAIAGTYLHGLFDQASATLQILKWLKADTVTNPVNINKHREQQLERLAAMCETHLNIAHIIKIYEGHNHERTK, translated from the coding sequence ATGAAAACGTTAATGGTGCAAGGCACCACATCCGATGCGGGTAAAAGTACACTGGTTGCGGCGCTGTGTAGAGCATTTGCTAATAGAGGGCTAAATGTAGCGCCATTTAAGCCACAAAATATGGCATTAAATAGTGCAGTTACAGATGATGGTGGTGAAATAGGTCGTGCTCAAGCACTGCAAGCTATAGCGGCAAAGGTAGCCCCTGAAACTGACTTTAACCCCATATTACTTAAGCCAAATAGCGATACTGGCGCGCAGGTTATTATTCATGGTAAAGCCATAAGTAATATGGAAGCTGGGGCGTATCACGATTATAAAAAAGTAGCTATGGATGCAGTACTCACGTCGCATAACCGTTTAGCAAAACGTTTTGATTTATTGCTGGTGGAAGGGGCGGGCAGCCCAGCCGAAATAAACCTCAGAGCCAACGACATTGCTAATATGGGCTACGCCGAAGCCGTTGACTGCCCCGTAATTATAATTGCCGATATAGATAAAGGCGGTGTGTTTGCTCATTTAGTGGGTACTTTGGCATTATTGAGTGAGTCGGAGCAAGCGCGGGTAAAAGGCTTTGTAATAAATCGTTTTAGAGGCGATATAAGCTTATTACAAAGTGGACTTGATTGGCTGGAACAGTACACAGGTAAACCGGTGTTAGGCGTATTGCCGTATTTACACGACCTTGCATTAGATGCTGAGGATGCAATTGCTATTGATAATACGCTAACTAATGCCAGCGTTAATATTGCCGTGCTGCTTGTGCCGCACATTAGCAACCATACTGACTTTGATGCACTGCGCTTACATCCCAATATAAATATTAATTATGTAGCGCATACACAAGCGATCCCCGATGTTGATTTGATCATTTTACCGGGGAGTAAAAACGTATTAAGTGATTTAGCCTTTTTAAAAAATGAAGGCTGGGATACACAAATAAAACGCCATTTACGTTATGGTGGTAAAGTGCTCGGTATTTGTGGTGGTATGCAAATGCTTGGCAATAGTATTAATGATCCCCTAGGTGTTGAGTCATCATTACAGCATATGCCGGGGCTAGCGTTAAGTGATTTTACCAGCACACTTACAGCACAAAAAATATTGAGTAATGTAACCGCGACTATGCAATTAAATAACCAGCAAACACTTTGTAGTGGCTACGAAATTCATGCAGGCATTAGCCAAGGTGAAGCACTTAATAAACCATTTTTAAGCTTTAATGAACACCCAAATGGCTTTACAGCCGATGGGTTTATTAGTGATGATAACGCCATAGCGGGTACTTATTTACATGGCTTATTTGATCAAGCGAGTGCCACATTGCAAATATTAAAGTGGCTCAAAGCCGATACAGTTACTAATCCGGTTAATATTAACAAGCACCGTGAGCAGCAACTAGAGCGTTTAGCTGCCATGTGTGAAACGCATTTAAATATTGCACACATTATTAAAATTTATGAAGGGCATAATCATGAGCGAACAAAGTAA
- a CDS encoding FecCD family ABC transporter permease has translation MRMLNNHSIALLVTVLAALFTLFTALSYGAADISLTDVFKSIFTSTEGSFNTRIIVELRMPRTLLAFLAGSGLAIAGLILQTVTRNPLADPYLFGISSGASLGVVILMAFVGISAGFALSAAALAGSLVAMSLLILIAGRQQSGQVESMLLAGVALSFLFSAFTSLLLYWSDPQAVAAILFWTLGSFARAQWATLWLPFVVIVLCTFTMLSFRRQLNAMLLGDESAITLGVRVHRFRILMLVLSSLITAVLVAMCGGIGFVGLMVPHIVRFFISQGSLSGLLVTSLVGGTFMVWVDVLARTLLTNQELPVGVITAAIGSVFFLSLLYFRKRQV, from the coding sequence ATGCGCATGCTTAACAATCATTCAATAGCACTTTTAGTCACAGTACTAGCTGCATTATTTACGTTATTTACGGCGCTGAGTTATGGCGCTGCCGACATATCATTAACTGATGTATTTAAAAGTATTTTCACCTCAACAGAGGGCTCCTTTAACACTCGAATTATTGTTGAATTAAGAATGCCACGCACATTACTGGCATTTTTAGCTGGCAGTGGTTTAGCCATTGCCGGGCTTATTTTGCAAACCGTGACGCGTAATCCGTTAGCAGATCCTTATTTATTTGGGATATCGTCTGGGGCGTCTTTGGGGGTAGTTATACTCATGGCGTTTGTGGGCATTAGTGCGGGCTTTGCATTATCGGCAGCGGCATTGGCTGGCAGTTTAGTGGCTATGAGTTTACTTATATTGATTGCAGGGCGGCAGCAAAGTGGGCAAGTAGAATCTATGCTGCTGGCAGGTGTGGCCTTGTCATTTTTATTTAGCGCATTTACCAGTTTATTACTTTACTGGAGCGATCCTCAGGCAGTTGCGGCTATTTTATTTTGGACGCTCGGCAGTTTTGCACGAGCGCAGTGGGCAACGCTGTGGTTACCTTTTGTGGTTATTGTATTGTGTACATTTACAATGCTTAGTTTTAGGCGCCAACTAAATGCCATGCTGCTCGGCGATGAAAGTGCTATAACACTGGGTGTGCGGGTACATCGCTTTAGAATATTGATGCTAGTTTTAAGTTCGCTGATAACGGCAGTGTTAGTGGCTATGTGTGGCGGAATTGGCTTTGTAGGATTAATGGTGCCGCATATAGTGCGTTTTTTTATCTCCCAAGGTAGCTTATCTGGCTTACTGGTAACGAGTTTGGTGGGCGGTACTTTTATGGTTTGGGTTGATGTGCTAGCGCGCACGTTATTAACTAATCAAGAGTTACCCGTTGGGGTTATTACTGCAGCTATTGGTAGCGTGTTTTTTTTAAGCTTATTGTATTTTCGTAAGCGCCAGGTGTAG
- a CDS encoding ABC transporter ATP-binding protein, which translates to MQTQTPLNTPLLSVNHVSWNIGSKTILNNVNLQIKQGKFVGLIGPNGAGKSSLLRCLYRFNQPTAGQIKFNNTDIWQLKSHEYAKQVAVVLQETPSQFNLTLLDVVALGLTPHKALFSTTTTADTQKINQAIARVGLQDHASQRFESLSGGEKQRALIARAMVQQPQLLIMDEPTSHLDVKYQIQVMELAKSLGVTVFASFHDLNLAAAMCDELVVINHGEIVNTGSPIDVLSEDMLNDVFGVCAQVSHHPQMSKLGGVIPHITYFYGYE; encoded by the coding sequence TTGCAAACTCAAACGCCATTAAATACACCATTGTTAAGCGTTAATCACGTGTCGTGGAATATTGGCAGTAAAACTATCCTCAACAATGTTAATTTGCAAATAAAGCAAGGTAAGTTCGTTGGCTTAATTGGCCCCAATGGCGCAGGTAAATCTAGTTTACTGCGGTGTTTGTATCGCTTTAATCAGCCCACTGCAGGGCAAATTAAATTTAATAATACCGATATTTGGCAGTTAAAAAGCCATGAATACGCAAAGCAGGTTGCGGTTGTTTTACAAGAAACCCCATCACAATTTAATTTAACTTTATTAGATGTGGTTGCACTTGGGTTAACCCCGCATAAAGCATTATTTAGCACCACCACAACAGCCGACACACAAAAAATAAACCAAGCTATAGCGCGAGTTGGCTTGCAGGATCATGCAAGCCAACGTTTTGAGTCGCTTTCGGGAGGAGAAAAACAACGTGCATTAATTGCTCGGGCTATGGTGCAGCAACCGCAACTATTAATTATGGATGAGCCAACCAGCCACTTAGATGTGAAGTATCAAATTCAGGTAATGGAGTTGGCTAAATCGCTTGGCGTTACTGTGTTTGCATCGTTTCATGATTTAAATTTAGCCGCTGCTATGTGCGATGAGCTGGTGGTTATAAATCACGGCGAAATTGTTAATACAGGCTCTCCCATCGATGTGCTCAGCGAGGACATGCTCAATGATGTATTTGGTGTATGTGCACAAGTAAGCCACCACCCGCAAATGTCTAAACTAGGTGGTGTTATTCCACATATTACTTACTTTTATGGGTATGAATAA
- a CDS encoding porin — translation MKFVKSSLCVALLGGLSFNALAEVDFYGKANVTLQSSDDGEGSFTEIKSNKSRLGLKGSEKISDGLEAVYKFEFQVDVSDADSKGDNDDNISARNQYIGLKGAFGQVVIGRNDTALKQSQGKVDLFSDLEGDIKNAFKGENRMGSSVSYASNSYQGFKLLATFVAEDSDSAGAENGYSMAVTYGDAALKKSAIYAAIAADSEVNGYDVLRASVQGKVADFKLGAMYQTQEKVDGSSEADGYLLSAAYTMASNTFKLQYQAMDFKGSDDKTAISAGVDHQLNKNTKLFGFYSNFDMDNNVDQDYLGVGIEYKF, via the coding sequence ATGAAATTTGTAAAGTCGAGCTTATGTGTAGCTTTATTAGGTGGTTTGTCTTTTAATGCGCTTGCTGAAGTGGATTTTTACGGTAAAGCGAACGTAACACTACAGTCGTCGGATGATGGTGAGGGGTCTTTTACCGAAATTAAAAGTAACAAATCACGTTTGGGCTTAAAAGGGTCTGAAAAAATATCTGATGGCTTAGAAGCTGTTTATAAGTTTGAATTTCAAGTTGATGTTTCTGACGCCGACTCAAAAGGTGATAATGACGACAATATCTCTGCTCGTAATCAGTATATAGGTTTAAAAGGCGCGTTTGGCCAAGTTGTTATTGGCCGTAACGATACCGCGCTTAAGCAGTCACAAGGTAAAGTTGATTTATTTAGCGACCTTGAAGGCGACATTAAAAATGCCTTTAAAGGTGAAAATAGAATGGGCAGTAGTGTTTCTTATGCCTCTAATTCTTACCAAGGTTTTAAGCTTTTGGCTACGTTTGTTGCAGAGGATAGCGATTCAGCAGGTGCTGAAAATGGCTATTCAATGGCAGTAACTTATGGTGACGCAGCCCTTAAAAAGAGCGCAATATATGCCGCTATTGCTGCCGATAGCGAAGTGAACGGCTACGATGTATTGCGCGCATCAGTACAAGGTAAAGTAGCCGATTTTAAATTAGGCGCTATGTATCAAACGCAAGAAAAAGTTGATGGCAGTAGTGAGGCCGACGGTTATTTATTAAGTGCGGCTTACACTATGGCTAGCAATACCTTTAAATTGCAGTACCAGGCAATGGATTTTAAAGGCAGTGATGACAAAACGGCTATTTCGGCAGGTGTTGATCATCAGTTAAATAAAAACACTAAATTATTTGGTTTTTATTCTAATTTCGATATGGACAACAACGTTGACCAAGACTACTTAGGTGTAGGTATAGAATATAAATTTTAA
- a CDS encoding LysR family transcriptional regulator — protein MDIDLLKTFVEVVRTRHFGKAAENLYITQSAVSFRIRQLEQGLGVNLFIRQRNNIQLTAPGERLLPHAQMIITGMQRAKVDVALADNMHKQICLAGTPNIWDAFLQFGITNIVSAMPGVSLVAEVKAQQESTRLLLERTLDLAILFDPPKVDELVVERICELPIIPVSAFDTASYDNFFDNQYVYVDWGTTFSLWHARQFTGKTPPYFRTSTGRIALDLILQCGGSAFIPQVLVAAHLEKGELFHVKDVETTSRDIFVAYHRDNEQKELIETLVNLLTQMTPKLPVE, from the coding sequence TTGGATATCGATTTATTAAAAACATTTGTTGAGGTAGTACGCACTCGTCACTTTGGCAAAGCGGCTGAAAACCTTTATATCACGCAGTCTGCAGTAAGCTTTAGAATTCGTCAATTAGAGCAAGGGCTTGGTGTTAATTTGTTTATTCGCCAGCGCAATAATATTCAACTAACAGCGCCAGGTGAGCGTTTATTACCCCATGCACAAATGATCATTACCGGCATGCAAAGAGCAAAAGTAGATGTGGCACTTGCCGATAATATGCATAAACAAATTTGCCTAGCGGGTACACCAAACATTTGGGATGCATTTTTACAGTTTGGTATTACTAATATTGTATCGGCAATGCCCGGTGTGTCTTTGGTGGCTGAGGTAAAAGCACAACAAGAAAGTACCCGCCTGTTATTAGAGCGCACCTTAGATTTAGCTATTTTATTTGATCCACCAAAAGTTGATGAGCTGGTGGTTGAGCGAATTTGCGAACTACCCATTATACCGGTAAGCGCGTTTGATACTGCCAGTTACGATAACTTTTTTGATAACCAGTACGTATATGTTGACTGGGGCACGACATTCTCACTGTGGCATGCTCGCCAGTTTACTGGCAAAACCCCACCTTACTTTAGAACAAGTACAGGGCGTATAGCACTTGATTTAATATTGCAATGCGGAGGGAGTGCATTCATTCCTCAAGTACTTGTTGCAGCGCATTTAGAAAAAGGCGAGTTATTTCATGTGAAAGACGTAGAAACCACCTCGCGCGATATATTTGTTGCCTATCACAGAGACAATGAGCAAAAAGAGTTAATAGAAACATTAGTAAATTTATTAACCCAAATGACTCCTAAGTTACCCGTTGAGTAA
- a CDS encoding DUF413 domain-containing protein, producing MSNDISLLRQAFVSQRQFFDDQNFPRGFGRSGNFTLLEASILEQHGVVLKGLHNKALEPQNEHQQQFVAVISGALEPTNAIERAWVKYLKLTTSKAKFHTLFGRSKIATPAPISQDYYAESDSM from the coding sequence ATGAGCAATGATATTTCACTACTTCGCCAAGCATTTGTTAGTCAACGTCAGTTTTTTGATGATCAAAATTTCCCACGCGGATTTGGTCGCAGCGGAAACTTTACCTTATTAGAAGCCAGTATATTAGAGCAACACGGTGTTGTTTTAAAAGGCTTACATAATAAAGCCCTAGAGCCACAAAATGAACATCAGCAACAATTTGTCGCTGTTATTAGTGGTGCTTTAGAGCCAACCAATGCAATTGAGCGCGCTTGGGTTAAATACTTAAAGTTAACAACCAGCAAAGCAAAGTTCCATACATTATTTGGCCGCTCAAAAATAGCGACCCCAGCACCAATAAGCCAAGACTATTACGCCGAGTCAGACAGTATGTAA